A region of the Agrobacterium sp. RAC06 genome:
TCCGGCTTGCGTCGATCTTGTGCAATGCAGCGCCATAAAGCAAGCGGCCCGGACGGTGGAAGCCGCCGGGCCGCGCAGATGCGGTGTATGGCCTGAACTCAGCTCCGACCGAATTCGTCGACCAGGCGGATGATGTCGTCTTCGCCGAGATAGGAGCCGGTCTGGACCTCGATCACTTCGAGGCGGATCTTGCCGGGATTGGCGAGGCGGTGCACGGATCCTTGCGGGATGTAGATCGACTGGTTCTCGTGCAGGACAGTGACCTTGTCGTCGATGGTGACCTCTGCCGTTCCCTTGACGCAGACCCAGTGTTCAGCACGGTGATGATGCTTCTGCAGCGAGAGTTTCTTTTCCGGATGCACGAAGAGGCGCTTCACCTGGAAGCGATCGCCATTGAGGATCGAGGTATAGCCACCCCAGGGGCGAAGGGCCGTTGGGTGGTTTTCGGTGAGATGCGCCGTCTTCTTGTCGGCGGCGAGCATCTTGACGAGATTGCCGACATCCTGGGCCCGGTCGAGGCGACCAACATAGACGGCGTCTTCGGAGGCGACGACGGCGACACCTTCCATGCCCTGGACGGCGAGATGGGCGTTGCGCGACATGACGAGCGAATTGGTGGTGTCGGAGACGGTGGCGTTGCCACTGACGACATTGCCGTTTTCATCGCCTTCGGCGAGCTTCCAGATCGCGTCCCAGCTGCCGAGGTCGGACCAAATGATGGGCGAGGGGACAACCGCCGCATTCGGCGTCTTCTCCATGACTGCATAGTCGATCGAGATGCTCGGGCTTTGGCCAAAGCTTTCCGCATCAAGGCGGGTAAAGTCGAGATCGCCCTTGGCCTTTTCGATCGAGGTCCGGACGGCCGCGAGAACTTCAGGCGCCAGTGTCTCAAGCTCCGCAATCATCTGGCCGGCGGAGAAGACAAACATCCCGGAGTTCCAGGCATAGTTGCCGCTCGCCAGCATCTTTTCGGCGACCTCTGCCTTCGGCTTTTCGACGAAGCGCGTGACCTTGTTC
Encoded here:
- a CDS encoding mannose-1-phosphate guanylyltransferase/mannose-6-phosphate isomerase; its protein translation is MSIKIVPVIMAGGKGTRLWPLSRAAAAKQFIRFLGDETLLQKTLARVSDATIYEAPVIVTNEDFRFLVAEQAREIGVALDGIILEPEARNTAAAVAAAALIVGERHGSETLIQILPSDHEITVDDTYRGCVQKAARAARDGKIVTFGITPTEPATGYGYIEIGDDLDNGVNKVTRFVEKPKAEVAEKMLASGNYAWNSGMFVFSAGQMIAELETLAPEVLAAVRTSIEKAKGDLDFTRLDAESFGQSPSISIDYAVMEKTPNAAVVPSPIIWSDLGSWDAIWKLAEGDENGNVVSGNATVSDTTNSLVMSRNAHLAVQGMEGVAVVASEDAVYVGRLDRAQDVGNLVKMLAADKKTAHLTENHPTALRPWGGYTSILNGDRFQVKRLFVHPEKKLSLQKHHHRAEHWVCVKGTAEVTIDDKVTVLHENQSIYIPQGSVHRLANPGKIRLEVIEVQTGSYLGEDDIIRLVDEFGRS